GAACAGGGCGCGTAGGCCCTCCTTGAGCCGGTAGGCCTCCCACAGTCGGGGGTGGGTGGCCGCGATCCAGGCCAGCCGTTGCTGTTGGCGGTCGGTGAGGTCCTCTGGGTTTCTCCACAGGGCGTAGCGGGCCTCACGCAGCTGGCGGGCCGCGCCGGTGGAGTCGCGGCGCTGTCGGCCCTGTTCGCGACCGTTCTTGCGGGTCGCGCCGGCGGCGCGGGCTTCGCGCCACGCGGCGGCACGAACGGTGCCCAGGGCGTCGTTGGCCCATTTCACGACATGGAACGGGTCGGCACACTGCACGGCTTGGGGGCAGCGTTCGGTGACGACCTCGCCGATCCACGAGGCCGAGTCGGCCGAGACATGAGTGATCTGGACGCTGCGTTCGGGACCGAGGTCGTCGAAGAAGCGGCGCAGCGTGGCACGGTCACGGCCGGGTTCGGCCCACACCAGGTGTCCGGTGTCGTGGTCGACGACGACGGTCAGATAGAGCTGTCCGCGGCGGTAGGAGACCTCGTCGATCCCGATCCGCCGCAACCCATCGAGCCGGGCGCCTGTCGGCCCGCCGGTGGTGGTGTCGATCTGTTGCCAAACTCGGTCCAGGATCGATCCCACGCTGCGCCACGCGATGCGCATCAGTTCGCTGACCGCGGACTTCGAGGTCCGCACCGCCAGCCACGCTGCCTGGGCGTCGAA
The genomic region above belongs to Nocardioides sp. QY071 and contains:
- a CDS encoding ISL3 family transposase, which gives rise to MALVSLFRGLLGLEHTAIENARLDGGVLVIDVRPMARQRGRCGHCRRPCPGYDAGAGRRRWRTLDHGATMTFLEADAPRVQCREHGVNVAHVPWAVHGAGHTHTFDAQAAWLAVRTSKSAVSELMRIAWRSVGSILDRVWQQIDTTTGGPTGARLDGLRRIGIDEVSYRRGQLYLTVVVDHDTGHLVWAEPGRDRATLRRFFDDLGPERSVQITHVSADSASWIGEVVTERCPQAVQCADPFHVVKWANDALGTVRAAAWREARAAGATRKNGREQGRQRRDSTGAARQLREARYALWRNPEDLTDRQQQRLAWIAATHPRLWEAYRLKEGLRALFRMHGPDAIDAFREWLAWARASGIEEFAHLATRIEAIAARVEATLTHRLTNALVESVNTKIRLLTRIAFGFHTPRPLIALAMLSLGTHRPQLPGRTTHT